The following proteins are co-located in the Mycobacteriales bacterium genome:
- the dnaE gene encoding DNA polymerase III subunit alpha translates to MSDSFVHLHVHTEYSMLDGAARVKELCAAAAEAGMPALAMTDHGNLYGAYDFYSAARAAGVKPILGIEAYLAPGSRFDRSATGRGGAFDTRGDKYTHMTILAVTDQGWRNLVKLASLASLEGHYYKPRMDRELLASYREGLVATSGCPSSEVNRLFQQGNPVAARQALADYADIFGAGNFFVELMDHGLAIERQTQRQLIELAGELGLPLVATNDLHYTRQADSVAHEVLLCVQTGATLADPARFRFEADSFYLKSPAEMRSLWAELPEACENTLRIAERADVTLPDGGRLLPRFPLPDGETEESWFRAEVARGLDRRTNGRPSDEQRRQVAFETGVILEMGFPAYFLIVADLVRYARVNGIRVGPGRGSAAGCMVAWCLGITELDPMRHGLIFERFLNPERVSMPDIDMDFDDRRRGDMIRYATETYGEDRVAQIVTFGTIKGRQAIRDSARVLGFPYAAGDRLSKLLPSPVMGREMSLADCFTERAERFKEAAALRTAFESEPDARKILDTARGLEGLKRQAGVHAAGVVICRDPLTDHVPVWRREADGAVITQFDMGTCEKLGLLKMDFLGLSTLTVLDDCLRFIEANRGEQILLEELPLDNPEAYGLLCRGESIGVFQLEGGPMRSLMRSMQPSNFDDISALIALYRPGPMGVGAHIDYVERKHGRRPQAPIHPELAQPLADVLGETYGVIVYQEQVMAAAQKVAGYSLGQADLLRRAMSKKKKSILDKEYQPFAAGMHANGFSDGAIAKLWEVLVPFADYAFNKAHSAGYGLLSYWTAYLKARYPAEFMAALLTSVEDDKDRSAVYLHECRRMGIKVLPPDVNESDADFTPRGGDIRFGLSAIRNVGQNVVGSLIGTRRGKGRFADFADFLRKVEPIACNKKVVESLIKAGAFDSLGHTRRGLLQIHADALDACLETKRAEAIGQYDLFGTDPAEGPAGGLAPDIAIPLGEWDKPVLLAYEREMLGLYVSDHPLLGVEHLLAEAVDCSVASLSAEGATDGQIVTVGGIISALQRKVTKAGAPWALATLEDLEGAIEVMFFPACYQQLGHQLAEDTVLLVRGRVDRREDVPKLIAMDVSVPDLTQAPRGPVVITLPATRCTPPLVDRLKEVLATHPGTTEVRLQLQAGEKATVLRLDDRLRVSPTSALFGDLKALLGPAALGG, encoded by the coding sequence ATGAGTGACTCGTTCGTGCATCTGCACGTGCATACCGAGTACTCGATGCTGGATGGGGCGGCCCGCGTCAAGGAGTTGTGCGCCGCCGCCGCGGAAGCCGGGATGCCGGCGCTCGCGATGACCGACCACGGAAACCTCTACGGGGCCTACGACTTCTACTCGGCGGCTCGCGCCGCCGGGGTGAAACCGATTCTGGGGATCGAGGCGTACCTCGCTCCTGGAAGTCGTTTCGACCGTTCCGCGACCGGACGCGGCGGCGCCTTCGACACCCGCGGCGACAAGTACACGCACATGACCATCCTCGCCGTCACCGACCAGGGTTGGCGCAACCTGGTCAAGCTGGCCAGCCTGGCGAGCCTCGAGGGGCACTACTACAAGCCGCGGATGGACCGCGAGCTCCTCGCCAGTTACCGGGAGGGTCTCGTCGCGACATCCGGTTGCCCGAGCAGCGAGGTGAACCGGCTGTTTCAGCAAGGCAATCCGGTGGCGGCCAGGCAGGCGCTAGCGGACTACGCGGACATCTTCGGTGCCGGGAACTTCTTCGTCGAACTGATGGACCACGGCCTCGCAATCGAGCGGCAGACCCAGCGTCAACTGATCGAGCTGGCCGGCGAGCTCGGGCTGCCACTGGTGGCGACCAACGACCTGCACTACACCCGGCAGGCCGACTCGGTCGCCCATGAGGTGCTGCTCTGCGTGCAGACCGGCGCAACCCTTGCCGACCCGGCGCGCTTCCGGTTCGAGGCGGACAGCTTCTACCTCAAGTCGCCAGCGGAGATGCGGTCACTGTGGGCCGAGCTGCCGGAGGCCTGTGAGAACACGTTGCGGATCGCCGAGCGGGCCGACGTCACCCTGCCCGACGGGGGTCGTCTGCTTCCTCGGTTCCCGTTGCCCGACGGCGAAACCGAAGAGTCCTGGTTCCGAGCCGAAGTGGCCCGCGGCCTCGACCGGCGGACCAACGGACGCCCGAGCGACGAGCAGCGCCGCCAGGTTGCCTTCGAGACCGGTGTCATCCTCGAGATGGGCTTCCCGGCCTATTTCCTCATCGTCGCCGACCTCGTCCGCTATGCCCGGGTGAACGGTATCCGGGTCGGCCCCGGGCGCGGGTCCGCGGCCGGCTGCATGGTTGCGTGGTGCCTCGGCATCACCGAGCTAGACCCGATGCGGCACGGACTGATCTTCGAACGGTTCCTAAATCCCGAGCGGGTCTCCATGCCGGACATCGACATGGACTTCGACGACCGGCGCCGTGGGGACATGATCCGCTACGCGACCGAAACCTACGGCGAAGACCGGGTCGCGCAGATCGTCACCTTCGGCACGATCAAGGGTCGCCAGGCGATTCGCGACTCCGCCCGGGTCCTCGGCTTTCCCTACGCCGCCGGCGACCGGCTGTCGAAACTGTTGCCGTCGCCGGTCATGGGCCGGGAGATGTCGTTGGCCGACTGCTTCACCGAGCGGGCTGAGCGCTTCAAAGAGGCCGCGGCGCTGCGGACGGCATTCGAGTCCGAGCCGGACGCGCGCAAGATCCTCGACACGGCCCGCGGACTCGAGGGCCTGAAACGGCAGGCGGGCGTGCACGCCGCGGGTGTCGTGATCTGCCGAGACCCGCTCACCGACCACGTCCCGGTCTGGCGTCGCGAAGCGGACGGCGCGGTGATCACCCAGTTCGACATGGGGACGTGCGAGAAGCTCGGGCTGCTCAAGATGGACTTCCTCGGGCTGAGCACCCTCACCGTGCTCGACGACTGCCTGCGCTTCATCGAGGCGAACCGTGGCGAGCAGATCTTGCTCGAGGAGCTGCCGCTCGACAACCCGGAGGCGTACGGCCTGCTCTGCCGAGGTGAGTCGATCGGCGTGTTCCAGTTGGAGGGCGGCCCGATGCGGTCGCTGATGCGCTCGATGCAGCCATCCAACTTCGACGACATCTCCGCGCTCATCGCCTTGTACCGGCCAGGCCCGATGGGCGTGGGCGCGCACATCGACTACGTGGAGCGCAAGCACGGCCGTCGACCCCAGGCGCCGATCCACCCGGAGCTGGCGCAGCCCCTGGCGGATGTGCTCGGCGAAACGTACGGGGTCATCGTGTACCAGGAGCAGGTCATGGCGGCGGCACAGAAGGTGGCCGGATACAGCCTCGGCCAGGCCGACCTGCTCCGGCGGGCCATGAGCAAGAAGAAGAAGTCGATCCTCGACAAGGAGTACCAGCCGTTCGCGGCCGGGATGCACGCGAACGGTTTCAGTGACGGGGCGATCGCGAAGCTGTGGGAGGTGCTCGTCCCGTTCGCCGACTATGCCTTCAACAAGGCGCATTCCGCCGGCTACGGGCTCCTCTCCTACTGGACGGCCTATCTCAAGGCGCGCTACCCGGCTGAGTTCATGGCGGCCCTGCTCACCAGCGTCGAGGACGACAAGGACCGGAGCGCGGTCTACCTGCACGAGTGCCGTCGGATGGGCATCAAGGTGCTTCCCCCGGACGTCAACGAGTCCGACGCGGACTTCACCCCTCGAGGCGGCGACATCCGCTTCGGCCTCTCCGCGATCCGCAACGTCGGCCAGAACGTCGTCGGCTCGCTCATCGGAACCCGCAGAGGGAAGGGCCGTTTCGCCGACTTCGCCGACTTCCTTCGCAAGGTCGAGCCCATCGCCTGCAATAAGAAGGTCGTCGAGTCATTGATCAAGGCCGGAGCCTTCGACAGCCTCGGGCACACGCGACGTGGGTTGCTCCAGATCCATGCCGACGCGCTGGACGCGTGTCTGGAAACGAAGCGGGCGGAGGCAATCGGCCAGTACGACCTGTTCGGTACGGACCCGGCGGAGGGGCCGGCCGGTGGGCTGGCCCCGGACATCGCCATCCCCCTCGGCGAGTGGGACAAGCCGGTCCTGCTCGCCTATGAACGGGAGATGCTCGGCCTGTATGTGTCCGACCATCCGCTGCTGGGTGTCGAGCATCTGCTCGCCGAGGCCGTCGACTGCTCGGTGGCTTCGCTGAGCGCGGAGGGGGCGACCGACGGGCAGATCGTCACCGTCGGCGGGATCATCTCGGCCTTGCAGCGCAAGGTCACGAAGGCTGGTGCCCCCTGGGCGTTGGCGACCCTCGAGGATCTCGAGGGCGCGATCGAGGTCATGTTCTTCCCGGCGTGCTACCAGCAGCTGGGTCACCAGCTGGCCGAGGACACCGTCCTGCTCGTTCGGGGTCGGGTCGATCGTCGGGAGGACGTGCCGAAACTCATCGCGATGGACGTCAGCGTCCCCGACCTGACCCAGGCTCCGCGCGGTCCGGTCGTGATCACCCTGCCGGCCACGCGCTGCACTCCTCCGCTCGTCGATCGGCTCAAGGAGGTGCTCGCCACCCACCCGGGCACGACGGAGGTCAGGCTCCAGCTTCAGGCCGGAGAGAAGGCCACCGTCCTCCGGCTCGACGACCGGCTGCGGGTGAGCCCGACGTCGGCCCTGTTTGGAGATCTGAAGGCGCTCCTCGGCCCGGCTGCGCTCGGCGGGTAG
- a CDS encoding RluA family pseudouridine synthase: MPVPDGLDGVRLDAALARMFGLSRTTAAGLVAAGDVWVDGAARAKSDPVLGGSWLEIDLPDAVAPRAAEPVAGLVVVYDDADLVVVDKPVGVAAHASPGWTGPAVTSGLAAAGYLLATSGPAERQGVVHRLDVGTTGLMVVAKSELAYRELKTAFRERTVDKRYGALVQGHPDPLSGTIDAPIDRHPNHDYKFAVVAGGRPSVTHYETVEAFRAASLLDVRLETGRTHQIRVHLAAVRHPCVGDATYGADPKLAARLGLTRQWLHASRLRFAHPRDRRPLEFTSPWPTDLAAALAKVRAES; this comes from the coding sequence CTGCCGGTTCCCGACGGGCTCGACGGGGTTCGGCTCGACGCGGCCCTCGCCCGGATGTTCGGCCTGTCGAGAACGACCGCCGCCGGCCTCGTGGCGGCCGGGGACGTGTGGGTCGACGGGGCGGCGCGGGCGAAGTCGGACCCGGTGCTGGGCGGGTCCTGGCTCGAGATCGATCTTCCCGACGCCGTGGCGCCGCGGGCAGCGGAGCCGGTGGCCGGGCTCGTGGTGGTCTATGACGACGCGGACCTGGTTGTCGTGGACAAGCCGGTGGGCGTGGCTGCGCACGCCAGTCCGGGCTGGACGGGTCCGGCCGTCACCTCGGGCCTGGCCGCCGCCGGGTACCTATTGGCGACGTCGGGCCCGGCCGAGCGGCAGGGCGTCGTGCACCGGCTCGATGTGGGCACGACGGGCCTCATGGTGGTGGCGAAGAGCGAGCTCGCCTACCGCGAGCTGAAAACGGCGTTTCGCGAGCGGACCGTCGACAAGCGTTACGGCGCCCTCGTCCAGGGTCACCCGGATCCGTTGTCCGGGACGATCGATGCCCCGATCGATCGGCACCCCAACCATGATTACAAGTTCGCCGTCGTTGCGGGTGGCAGGCCAAGCGTCACCCACTACGAGACGGTGGAGGCGTTCCGGGCGGCATCGCTGCTCGACGTTCGGCTCGAGACGGGACGGACCCACCAGATCCGGGTGCATCTGGCCGCGGTGCGCCATCCGTGCGTGGGGGATGCCACGTACGGGGCGGATCCCAAGCTGGCCGCTCGACTCGGCCTCACCCGGCAGTGGCTGCACGCCTCGCGGCTCCGTTTCGCGCACCCGCGGGACCGACGCCCGCTCGAGTTCACCAGCCCCTGGCCGACCGATCTCGCGGCGGCGCTGGCGAAGGTCCGGGCTGAGTCGTGA